The Dioscorea cayenensis subsp. rotundata cultivar TDr96_F1 chromosome 7, TDr96_F1_v2_PseudoChromosome.rev07_lg8_w22 25.fasta, whole genome shotgun sequence genome includes a region encoding these proteins:
- the LOC120264386 gene encoding exonuclease DPD1, chloroplastic/mitochondrial-like has translation MSLTGMWLANFYQGRNSLASSCRIKLLRFHTVLASKEVVCPRKQILRPTTATVEERKQKSNKKKACKNNLIIPKTVGSPANIHVVETKDHEPKTLQNIGIQQKVTENGVIDRPAVFIVVDIETTGFSRTKDRIIEIAFRDLNGGKNSTFQTLVRPDKLILNDNIHGISSQMVNRPGVPRFDELIPIILQYVKSRQIDGKPVVFIAHNGRRFDIPFIIREFQRGSSEIPDDWLFFDTLPLANKLVKPDGSKLESVSLNALQEHYKVPLIGPAHRAMQDVITLSSVFSRIAFDLRLTFPEIMDRVFRASDLVKHGQ, from the exons ATGTCATTAACTGGTATGTGGCTGGCCAACTTTTATCAAGGAAGAAACAGTCTTGCAAGCAGCTGTAGAATAAAATTGCTTAGGTTTCATACTGTATTGGCTTCCAAAGAAGTGGTTTGCCCAAGAAAACAGATCCTGCGACCAACCACGGCAACagtagaagaaagaaagcagaAATCTAACAAGAAGAAAGCATGCAAGAACAATCTAATTATCCCCAAAACAGTGGGATCACCAGCAAACATACATGTAGTGGAAACTAAAGATCATGAACCTAAGACTCTGCAAAATATTGGCATCCAACAGAAGGTAACAGAAAACGGAGTCATTGACAGACCTGCTGTGTTTATTGTTGTTGATATTGAAACCACAGGATTCAGTCGTACTAAAGACAGAATAATTGAGATTGCATTCCGAGATCTTAATGGAGGGAAGAACAGCACATTCCAAACTCTTGTCAGGCCTGATAAACTCATATTGAATGATAATATCCACGGTATCAGTTCTCAAATGGTCAACAGGCCTGGTGTTCCAAG GTTCGATGAGCTGATTCCGATAATACTGCAATATGTAAAGAGCCGTCAAATTGATGGCAAACCAGTTGTTTTTATTGCCCACAATGGACGTCGATTTGATATACCATTCATTATCAGAGAATTCCAGCGCGGTTCATCAGAAATTCCCGATGATTGGCTATTCTTCGATACGCTTCCTCTTGCAAACAAATTGGTGAAACCAGATG GTTCAAAGCTAGAGTCAGTATCCTTAAATGCTCTACAAGAACATTACAAAGTCCCTTTAATCGGTCCGGCGCACAGGGCAATGCAAGACGTTATAACATTATCGTCCGTGTTTTCAAGAATCGCATTTGATCTAAGACTAACATTTCCCGAAATCATGGATAGAGTTTTCCGAGCTTCGGATTTAGTCAAGCATGGACAATGA
- the LOC120265903 gene encoding zinc finger CCCH domain-containing protein 14-like — protein MEGEITPTSTTPSSCCSFDYLLFRGDQSFQIQKRRLLREIDEMNCRYEECFHSAQLMMAEIDLLRNENRRLAAENLEFLFLIEELEAAETKAVSDPDHTPEAEKKEGDKNEIEGNDQKPTPPPISINGKGESRGGTPKSISIRSSGFLTVKSTPLSSRKAGSGARSGSGDANRTHRLRLPVSPIQGGDAETGEETSGEVELDVFDQGTVKTELCNKWGEMGYCPYGTRCQFAHGLGELRPVIRHPRYKTQLCRMLTSPDGSGCPYGHRCHFRHSLPKAL, from the exons ATGGAGGGAGAGATCACGCCGACATCGACGACGCCGAGCTCGTGCTGCTCCTTCGATTACCTCTTGTTCCGCGGCGATCAGTCTTTCCAGATCCAGAAGCGGCGGCTCCTCCGAGAGATCGATGAGATGAATTGCCGCTACGAAGAGTGCTTCCACAGCGCTCAGCTCATGATGGCCGAGATCGATCTCCTCCGCAACGAGAACCGCCGACTCGCCGCCGAGAACCTCGAGTTTCTCTTCCTCATTGAGGAGCTGGAAGCCGCCGAGACTAAAGCAGTCTCGGATCCCGATCACACGCCGGAGGCCGAGAAGAAAGAAGGGGATAAGAATGAGATCGAGGGCAATGATCAGAAACCAACGCCGCCACCGATCTCCATCAACGGGAAAGGTGAATCCAGGGGAGGAACTCCAAAGAGCATCTCGATCCGATCTAGCGGATTCCTCACCGTGAAAAGCACGCCACTGAGCTCTCGTAAGGCCGGATCCGGTGCCCGATCCGGCTCCGGCGACGCGAATCGAACTCATCGCCTCCGCCTCCCAGTCTCGCCCATCCAG GGCGGCGACGCTGAAACAGGGGAGGAAACCAGTGGAGAAGTGGAGCTCGATGTGTTCGACCAGGGAACAGTGAAGACCGAGCTGTGCAACAAGTGGGGCGAGATGGGCTATTGTCCGTACGGTACACGGTGCCAATTCGCTCATGGGCTCGGTGAGCTTCGCCCGGTGATCCGTCACCCTCGGTACAAGACCCAGCTCTGCCGCATGCTCACCTCCCCGGACGGCTCCGGCTGCCCCTACGGCCACCGCTGCCACTTCCGCCACTCCCTTCCTAAAGCCCTCTGA